From Topomyia yanbarensis strain Yona2022 chromosome 1, ASM3024719v1, whole genome shotgun sequence, one genomic window encodes:
- the LOC131681783 gene encoding uncharacterized protein LOC131681783, which translates to MDIIPVRQCRLCLHYVEESDGTECPAATHTQEDTKNHSLIAKIRECLGVSAPPDGSLFICRNCTVTVDMIDEFRTLCQQAAEIYNLVPILSVEDAKCMQYYNSVNELHKFIREKRNAVSEVVAGREPEFIDVTLDEFPIKQEPEIDDEKLQSELLEDEVADDHVVVYKMENVSESEEDDVEDYEMNDCDSSPTPSRVKRRKARERRAETESRELGRTKNGLVEGKRLISLPLKLAIAQEVRKHPQLWDISIASSAQIIDETWAKLAQKFETDLPTFRFYWRRMKDNYRILQKRKKKITGDSTYARLISVLTEIYDGGKKQIISEEGVNAKVIAKDGGDPFRNDKRKLILLQTVYNFPVIWNSKHLDHYNQDVRDHVWDQIAADLGVAPSKAKECWKGLRVFKKRLQRLTRGQLQQKYPLITDALYKMLTEIFGTVMEEAEETDAVKTSELLEEFKVFENDRKLELAQICFDYEIIWNTRHPDHSSSKMKDATWDEIAGKMNISRAEAKYQWIRLRGVYRARYLRLLEGLSSTEDKVCSEPLYQLLEKMLSGNMKIGKSSGVSERRSNLFLNNVELRIRLLEEISKHENLWNTNHPDFRNKRSRESNWKKIAAEFDVKPLAVKSEWIRLKEMHSSAVSDVSCSDQNMSTDERLHTLLNQLLPTTEKKAPKEILKEIDGKPRKDLMREGPKRRFRGMTTYDSTGCVQIADGKGTMRHYKICELCGKPVERSLFEYHMNQHNGLKPYACSFVGCDRQYSNKITRNRHEVIDHGEDGFKFDCSECGAKFKQRSRFELHYALKHKSQELPCDLCGKLFKHRKLLQKHKVLHTSHHTCKVCGKILQKKWTLHVHMRVHTKEKPYPCELCDQRFMLKVQMKTHLLKVHGVLLQDLEAMKASAAISND; encoded by the exons ATGGACATCATCCCGGTTCGACAGTGTCGACTGTGTCTACACTATGTGGAGGAATCAGATGGGACAGAATGTCCTGCTGCTACCCACACCCAGGAGGACACTAAAAACCATTCCCTCATTGCTAAGATTCGCGAATGTTTAGGTGTATCGGCTCCACCGGATGGTAGCCTGTTTATTTGCCGGAACTGCACAGTAACCGTCGATATGATTGATGAATTCCGAACCCTTTGCCAACAGGCAGCTGAAATATACAACTTGGTTCCGATACTATCAGTAGAAGACGCCAAATGTATGCAGTATTACAACAGTGTAAATGAATTACACAAGTTCATACGAGAGAAACGAAACGCAGTCAGCGAAGTCGTTGCAGGCAGGGAACCGGAATTCATAGACGTTACGTTGGACGAGTTCCCCATAAAACAAGAACCAGAAATTGACGATGAAAAGCTCCAGTCGGAACTGCTCGAGGATGAGGTCGCAGATGATCATGTCGTTGTGTATAAAATGGAAAACGTCTCGGAATCGGAAGAAGACGATGTTGAAGATTATGAGATGAACGATTGCGATTCATCGCCAACCc CTTCCCGAGTAAAACGACGGAAAGCTCGTGAAAGGCGGGCAGAAACTGAAAGCCGTGAGCTTGGTAGGACTAAAAATGGACTGGTGGAGGG CAAGCGACTGATATCTCTTCCACTTAAACTCGCCATTGCACAAGAAGTAAGAAAGCATCCACAACTGTGGGACATTTCGATAGCGAG CTCTGCTCAAATTATCGACGAGACGTGGGCTAAATTGGCGCAAAAATTTGAAACAGATTTGCCAACCTTCCGCTTCTACTGGCGTCGTATGAAAGACAATTATCGTATATtgcagaaaagaaagaaaaaaattaccggGGATTCAACTTATGCGCGATTGATTTCAGTATTGACAGAGATCTACGATGGCGGCAAGAAACAGATCATATCGGAGGAAGGCGTGAATGCTAAGGTTATAGCTAAAGACGGAGGAGATCCGTTCAGAAACGATAAGAGAAAATTAATTCTACTCCAAACAGTGTACAACTTTCCAGTTATATGGAACAGCAAACATCTAGA TCATTATAATCAAGATGTGCGAGATCACGTCTGGGATCAGATCGCGGCTGATTTGGGCGTAGCGCCGAGCAAAGCTAAAGAATGTTGGAAGGGTTTGCGAGTATTTAAGAAACGTTTGCAGCGGCTAACCAGGGGACAGTTACAGCAGAAATATCCTCTTATAACCGATGCTTTGTATAAAATGTTAACTGAAATATTTGGTACGGTAATGGAGGAAGCGGAGGAAACCGATGCTGTGAAAACGAGTGAATTGCTTGAAGAattcaaagttttcgaaaatgacAGAAAGCTGGAACTTGCAcaaatttgttttgattatgAGATTATTTGGAACACTCGCCATCCTGA TCACAGTTCATCCAAAATGAAGGACGCTACTTGGGACGAAATTGctggaaaaatgaatatttcGCGGGCTGAGGCAAAATATCAGTGGATTCGTCTGCGAGGAGTATACCGTGCACGGTACTTGCGCTTATTGGAAGGGTTAAGCAGTACTGAGGACAAAGTTTGTTCAGAACCTTTGTATCAATTGCTGGAGAAAATGCTTAGCGGGAATATGAAAATTGGAAAGTCGAGTGGAGTAAGCGAACGACGGTCGAATCTATTTTTGAACAATGTGGAGCTAAGGATTAGATTACTCGAAGAAATATCGAAACATGAGAATCTTTGGAACACGAATCATCCTGA TTTCCGCAACAAAAGAAGTCGCGAATCTAACTGGAAGAAAATTGCCGCCGAGTTCGACGTTAAGCCATTAGCTGTGAAATCCGAATGGATACGACTTAAAGAAATGCATTCCTCAGCGGTTTCCGACGTGTCTTGCAGCGATCAAAATATGTCCACTGACGAACGATTGCACACGTTGCTGAATCAATTATTGCCGACTACCGAGAAAAAAGCCCCGAAAGAAATTCTAAAAGAAATTGACGGCAAACCGAGAAAAGATCTCATGAGGGAAGGACCCAAACGCCGGTTCCGAGGAATGACAACTTATGATAGCACAGGTTGCGTGCAAATTGCGGATGGCAAAGGAACGATGCGTCATTATAAAATTTGCGAACTTTGTGGAAAGCCAGTCGAACGGTCCTTGTTCGAGTACCACATGAATCAACATAACGGATTGAAGCCCTACGCGTGTTCCTTCGTCGGCTGTGACAGACAATATAGCAACAAAATTACCCGAAACCGTCATGAAGTGATAGATCACGGAGAGGATGGTTTTAAATTTGATTGTAGTGAGTGTGGAGCAAAATTCAAGCAACGGTCCAGGTTTGAGCTTCACTATGCGTTGAAGCATAAAAGCCAAGAGTTGCCGTGTGATTTGTGTGGAAAGCTGTTCAAACATCG CAAGCTTCTACAAAAACATAAAGTCCTTCATACGAGTCATCACACCTGTAAAGTGTGCGGAAAGATCCTTCAAAAGAAGTGGACTTTACATGTACACATGCGTGTTCATACCAAGGAAAAGCCTTATCCGTGCGAGCTGTGCGATCAACGGTTCATGCTGAAGGTCCAAATGAAAACACACCTACTTAAAGTTCATGGCGTTCTGTTGCAAGATCTTGAAGCCATGAAAGCTAGTGCAGCAATATCAAATGATTAA
- the LOC131676095 gene encoding uncharacterized protein LOC131676095, with protein MVQCDSCDRWYHFRCVEVSSSIADVDWNCPFCDVANKSRLQAPTNDTNKPLDHQNQPPLDTRSVRSRTSNSVCRSESKRKVALQLRKLEEAKAIEQRYLDKKYEILSEFGSDVSLEEDEIESLPDSMTKIEKWIESTNHIGERDDSGLPVEGNEGSIKHNVNHDGCDEPRPRLPGRSSRHHPRLPVSDQHGRLARRRINQRSNLPLDFNPDLGSTPNEMNRINPSGEETICILNRSQLAARQAVSKDLPDFCGNPEDWPLFYSMFNTSTQMCGFSNEENMLRLRKCLKAKALEAVRCRLLHPSNVAGVISTLKMLYGRPETIIQAIVRKVRSLPSPRIENLETLVNFSLTVENLCATIQACEVDDFVYNASLRYELVERLPASLKLDWAKASRGNLTPTLLDFSSWLYTIAEDASVVMMSEENDTKFRVKKNGYLNVHFDAEENRPAATIVTKQPSMKTCVVCKGDCLSIAKCKRFVEFSYNSRWATIKELKLCRKCLRRHNGPCNQQRQCGTNGCTFLHHPLLHSNGKSEVEVESTSSNTASNSGVNFEHTCNLHQGQSSEILFRFIPVILYGPSKSVLAYAFIDDGSELTLLEKSLADELGVNGPSASLCLKWTGETRRTETSSQRVSMQISGSKQLTKRFELTNVRTVQQLQLRPQTMIVSELQKRFRHLAGLPIESYQDARPRILIGVDHAKLGHVMRSREGKLGEPIAVKMRLGWTVYGCMTNDTPLEHAVNYHVPDICPCNQEGDDRLHRAMKEYFSLDAMGIISPAKSLLSADDQRAHHLLDTLTERKGQRYESGLLWKYDNARLPDSRPMALRRWECLERRMKNDKLLSDVLNAKIDDYLSKGYIRKLTKEELSDQRPRTWYLPVFPVSNPNKPEKTRLVWDGAASAHGVSLNSVLLKGPDLLTPLLDVLIRFREYRTAVCGDIREMYHQILMKEDDQNSQRFYWGSKDGSTEPTVYTMQVMTFGACCSPSVAQYVKNKNAELYRRQYPSAVQAIIKQHYVDDMLVSVESEEEAAILAQNVKWIHGKGGFEMRNWLSNSTAVLTKLGVNTAGERSLDVGSETLTEKILGMWWSTVKDCFTFKVSARNDKGLLSGHRRPTKREVLRTLMMVFDPLGLIAHFLMFLKVLLQEIWRSGIGWDEEINDQQFKKWLQWVKVLPKVENVAISRCYRILTSVGAEIQMHTFVDASENGFAAAVYLRYKEGNSIECTLVCAKTRVAPLKFLSIPRSELQAAVLGVRLANTVQRALTVKVHQRFFYTDAKDVYCWLNSDHRRYSQFVAVRVSEILESTETHEWLWIPSNANVADEGTKWKDIPELNPTGRWYRSLEFLWKPQQDWPLASRNIGTTDEELRSHLLVHTAVLPSVIPIEKFSCWKKLLRCTGMVLRYVYNLRRKMGNEPILSGPLTRNELVQAESYLHRIAQGDYYADEIAVLMLNREMRSQERSIPKSSSVYRLCPFLDENNVLRVRGRTSACKLIDQDAANPIILPRDHHITILIVRNHHQRFHHQNHEITVNELRQRFSIARLKAVYKKVRADCQQCKIDCAAPRAPAMADLPATRLAAYCRPFTYIGVDYFGPFTVSIGRRTEKRWGVLATCLTTRAIHLQIAHTLSTDSCIMALRNIMARRGVPAVIWSDRGTNFQGTDKELQSVLRNIDQDRLMAEFISTHTEWRFNPPASPHMGGAWERLIRTVKQNLSKIASSRVTTVEVLENALAEVENIVNSRPLTNIPIDDDNSPVLTPNHF; from the coding sequence ATGGTCCAGTGCGACAGTTGCGATCGGTGGTATCACTTCAGGTGCGTTGAAGTGTCTTCAAGTATTGCTGATGTGGACTGGAACTGTCCATTTTGCGATGTCGCTAACAAATCAAGACTACAGGCCCCCACAAACGACACCAATAAACCATTGGACCATCAGAATCAACCCCCACTCGACACTAGGTCGGTACGCTCACGAACGTCTAACAGTGTCTGTAGAAGCGAGTCTAAGAGGAAGGTGGCCTTGCAACTAAGGAAACTAGAAGAGGCTAAAGCTATAGAACAGCGATACTTGGATAAGAAGTACGAGATCTTGAGCGAGTTTGGAAGTGATGTGTCATTGGAAGAGGACGAAATTGAATCACTCCCCGATTCCatgacgaaaattgaaaaatggatAGAGAGCACAAATCATATCGGAGAAAGAGACGATTCCGGTTTACCTGTCGAAGGGAACGAAGGATCTATAAAGCATAACGTCAATCACGATGGATGCGATGAACCGCGTCCTAGGCTGCCCGGCCGTTCATCCCGGCATCATCCGCGACTACCTGTCTCAGATCAACATGGCAGGCTAGCCAGACGACGAATCAATCAAAGATCCAATCTTCCGCTCGACTTCAACCCGGACCTAGGATCAACACCGAATGAAATGAACAGAATAAATCCGTCCGGCGAAGAGACTATTTGCATCCTAAACCGAAGCCAGTTAGCAGCACGACAGGCAGTGTCAAAGGACTTGCCAGATTTTTGTGGAAATCCAGAAGACTGGCCCCTTTTCTACTCAATGTTCAACACGTCAACTCAGATGTGTGGTTTTTCGAACGAAGAAAATATGCTCCGCCTTCGAAAGTGCCTGAAAGCAAAAGCGCTGGAAGCGGTTAGATGTCGACTGCTGCATCCTTCGAACGTCGCTGGTGTTATCTCGACGCTAAAAATGTTATACGGCAGACCAGAAACGATCATCCAGGCAATCGTTCGAAAGGTTCGAAGTCTTCCGTCACCCCGTATTGAGAACTTGGAAACCTTGGTTAACTTCTCACTCACCGTGGAAAATCTGTGCGCTACAATTCAAGCATGCGAAGTTGATGACTTTGTGTACAATGCGTCGCTCAGGTACGAACTAGTCGAGCGGTTACCAGCGTCTCTGAAGCTCGACTGGGCAAAGGCCTCCCGAGGAAATCTAACACCAACTCTTCTGGACTTTAGTTCCTGGCTATACACAATAGCGGAAGACGCAAGTGTGGTAATGATGTCTGAGGAAAACGATACGAAATTTCGTGTCAAGAAGAACGGATATCTTAATGTTCATTTTGATGCCGAAGAAAATCGACCAGCTGCCACAATAGTGACCAAGCAACCATCAATGAAGACCTGCGTCGTGTGCAAAGGAGATTGTCTATCTATAGCTAAGTGCAAGCGGTTTGTAGAATTCAGCTATAACTCGAGGTGGGCAACAATAAAGGAGTTGAAACTGTGCCGAAAGTGCCTTCGACGACACAACGGGCCATGTAACCAGCAAAGGCAGTGCGGTACAAACGGATGTACCTTTCTGCATCATCCCCTCCTCCACAGTAACGGTAAATCGGAAGTCGAAGTTGAGTCTACAAGCTCTAACACCGCTTCTAACTCCGGAGTGAACTTCGAGCATACGTGTAATTTGCACCAAGGACAGAGCAGTGAAATTTTGTTCAGATTCATACCCGTAATCTTATATGGACCGTCAAAATCAGTACTTGCCTACGCGTTTATAGACGATGGATCCGAGCTCACCCTTTTAGAAAAAAGCCTTGCTGACGAATTAGGAGTCAATGGACCGTCAGCATCGCTTTGTCTTAAATGGACCGGAGAAACCAGACGAACCGAAACTTCCTCTCAACGGGTCAGTATGCAAATCTCTGGATCAAAGCAGCTAACAAAAAGATTCGAACTGACAAATGTGCGAACAGTGCAACAATTGCAACTCCGACCGCAAACAATGATCGTTTCAGAATTGCAAAAACGATTCCGCCACTTAGCAGGACTTCCAATTGAATCTTACCAAGATGCCCGTCCACGGATTCTAATAGGCGTGGACCATGCCAAGCTTGGGCACGTCATGAGAAGCCGCGAAGGGAAACTAGGAGAACCAATCGCCGTGAAGATGCGCCTTGGATGGACCGTCTATGGATGCATGACGAATGATACTCCTCTAGAACACGCGGTCAACTATCACGTCCCGGATATCTGCCCGTGTAATCAAGAAGGCGATGACCGTCTTCATAGGGCGATGAAAGAATATTTCTCTCTAGATGCCATGGGCATCATCAGTCCAGCTAAATCGCTTCTGTCGGCAGACGATCAACGAGCCCACCATTTGCTGGATACGCTAACTGAGCGAAAAGGACAACGGTACGAGTCAGGCCTCCTTTGGAAATATGACAACGCGAGACTGCCTGATAGTCGCCCAATGGCACTAAGACGTTGGGAATGTTTGGAACGTCGAATGAAAAACGATAAATTGCTTAGCGACGTTCTGAACGCAAAAATAGACGATTATTTATCGAAGGGCTACATCCGAAAGCTCACCAAGGAAGAGTTGAGTGATCAGCGACCCAGAACATGGTATCTTCCGGTGTTCCCAGTATCAAATCCAAACAAACCGGAGAAAACGAGATTGGTGTGGGATGGAGCCGCATCAGCTCATGGAGTGTCTCTCAATTCGGTATTACTAAAAGGTCCGGATCTTCTTACACCGCTATTAGACGTTTTGATTCGATTTAGGGAATACCGAACAGCTGTGTGCGGCGATATACGCGAAATGTACCACCAGATTCTCATGAAGGAAGATGATCAGAACAGTCAGCGCTTCTACTGGGGATCTAAGGACGGGAGCACGGAGCCTACCGTCTACACCATGCAAGTGATGACGTTCGGAGCTTGCTGCTCACCCAGCGTAGCTCAAtacgtgaaaaacaaaaacgcaGAGCTCTACAGACGCCAATATCCATCCGCAGTACAAGCTATCATAAAACAGCACTATGTTGATGACATGCTTGTCAGTGTGGAGTCTGAAGAAGAAGCAGCAATACTTGCTCAAAACGTCAAGTGGATCCATGGGAAGGGCGGATTCGAAATGAGAAACTGGCTATCGAATTCGACAGCTGTACTGACCAAACTGGGCGTGAATACTGCAGGCGAGAGAAGCTTGGATGTTGGATCGGAGACACTCACAGAGAAAATTCTCGGAATGTGGTGGAGCACTGTGAAAGACTGTTTCACCTTCAAAGTATCTGCTAGGAATGATAAGGGGCTACTGTCCGGGCATCGTCGGCCAACCAAACGTGAAGTCCTTCGGACCTTGATGATGGTGTTTGATCCGCTAGGACTCATAGCACATTTCCTGATGTTTCTCAAGGTGCTGCTGCAGGAGATCTGGCGGTCTGGAATTGGGTGGGACGAGGAAATCAATGATCAACAGTTTAAAAAGTGGCTGCAATGGGTGAAAGTGCTACCGAAGGTCGAGAACGTGGCAATTTCTCGCTGCTATCGAATCCTTACGTCCGTGGGAGCAGAAATTCAAATGCATACGTTTGTTGACGCTAGCGAAAATGGTTTCGCTGCTGCTGTGTACCTGAGATATAAAGAAGGAAATTCCATTGAATGTACCCTGGTATGCGCAAAAACAAGGGTTGCTCCGTTAAAATTTTTGTCCATTCCACGTTCGGAACTGCAGGCAGCCGTGCTGGGTGTTAGGTTGGCCAATACTGTTCAGAGAGCGCTTACAGTCAAAGTGCATCAACGGTTCTTCTATACGGACGCAAAAGACGTATACTGTTGGCTGAATTCAGATCATCGAAGATACAGTCAGTTTGTGGCTGTAAGAGTCAGCGAAATTCTTGAAAGTACAGAGACGCACGAATGGTTATGGATACCCTCAAATGCTAACGTTGCTGACGAGGGAACTAAGTGGAAGGACATCCCCGAGCTTAACCCTACTGGCCGGTGGTATCGTAGTCTTGAGTTCCTGTGGAAACCGCAACAGGATTGGCCGCTGGCATCGCGAAATATTGGTACGACGGACGAAGAACTTCGATCTCATTTACTGGTTCATACCGCTGTACTACCATCAGTCATACCGATAGAAAAATTTTCATGCTGGAAAAAATTGCTCCGTTGCACCGGCATGGTTCTCCGATACGTTTACAACTTAAGGCGCAAAATGGGAAATGAGCCTATCCTCAGTGGACCACTAACACGCAACGAGCTGGTTCAAGCTGAGAGCTATCTGCATCGTATAGCACAAGGAGATTATTACGCGGACGAGATAGCTGTGCTGATGCTGAACCGTGAAATGCGGAGCCAAGAAAGATCAATCCCGAAAAGCAGTTCCGTTTATCGGCTCTGTCCCTTCTTGGATGAGAATAACGTGCTCAGAGTTCGAGGTCGCACTTCCGCCTGCAAGCTGATTGACCAAGATGCAGCAAACCCTATCATTCTACCCCGCGATCACCATATAACTATATTAATAGTGAGAAATCACCATCAACGGTTCCATCATCAAAACCACGAAATAACGGTCAACGAGCTACGACAACGCTTCTCCATTGCACGGCTAAAAGCTGTATACAAAAAGGTTCGAGCAGACTGTCAACAATGCAAAATCGACTGCGCAGCTCCGCGTGCACCAGCAATGGCAGATCTACCTGCAACACGCCTTGCTGCATATTGTCGACCATTCACATACATAGGAGTGGACTATTTCGGACCATTCACTGTATCTATCGGTCGTCGTACGGAAAAAAGGTGGGGTGTGCTTGCGACGTGCCTTACAACTCGTGCTATACATCTGCAAATCGCTCACACGCTGTCCACAGACTCTTGTATCATGGCCTTACGTAACATAATGGCTAGAAGAGGAGTGCCAGCGGTTATTTGGAGTGACCGGGGTACCAACTTCCAAGGTACTGATAAAGAACTCCAATCAGTGCTCCGAAACATCGATCAAGATCGGCTCATGGCGGAATTCATTTCAACGCACACCGAATGGCGCTTCAACCCACCTGCATCACCACACATGGGGGGAGCATGGGAGCGACTTATCAGGACCGTAAAGCAAAATTTGTCGAAGATAGCATCCTCTAGAGTGACGACTGTTGAAGTGCTGGAAAATGCTCTAGCCGAAGTAGAAAATATTGTCAACTCCAGACCGTTGACAAATATTCCTATCGACGATGACAATTCTCCCGTGCTAACGCCCAATCACTTCTAA
- the LOC131681764 gene encoding uncharacterized protein LOC131681764: MKRKYWGSLEDGSDKKKEVSSNEIVLPMTKMEKFQQIKLPYTINRGKSIPLKNPLVTQTVEVMNQTEMIQTLIDTYSTKSGYSYILNPCQLMPNIDFPPANTADLSGNEKISRPLWFVNPHDSRFTRGEPKNYPKLTRPVLMQALRKVICGLLRVTGFSEINESALIMMVDGIDQYMRLLCESMRDVLVSEGRETESTLDILTLEKGYFSVTKRSVTSLHNYYKELGNKNKNEIREFKEIFQEYDKLLQENHLSAAQSMHQTSSKLDGVKEEDYMSFLDAGQHTQQSHDTSGPASASMDATSAINIMSFLNGEGSGTELKDILDGNLLESTRPSNTDHIAQMHSKDSFHLDS, translated from the exons ATGAAGCGTAAGTACTGGGGTTCCTTAGAGGATGGCAGCGACAAAAAGAAGGAAGTTTCTAGCAATGAAATCGTTCTTCCCATgacaaaaatggaaaaattccAACAGATTAAACTTCCGTACACAATCAACCGCGGAAAGAG CATTCCCCTGAAAAATCCTCTGGTTACACAAACGGTGGAAGTGATGAATCAAACGGAAATGATCCAAACCTTGATCGACACCTATTCGACCAAGTCCGGCTACAGTTACATCCTTAATCCCTGCCAGCTGATGCCGAATATTGACTTTCCCCCGGCTAACACAGCTGATTTAAGCGGGAATGAGAAAATATCTCGTCCTCTTTGGTTCGTTAATCCCCACGATAGCCGATTCACGCGGGGCGAACCAAAAAACTACCCTAAACTGACGAGGCCCGTATTGATGCAAGCACTCAGAAAAGTCATCTGTGGTCTGCTACGGGTCACCGGTTTTTCGGAGATAAATGAATCCGCCTTAATCATGATGGTTGATGGGATAGATCAGTACATGCGATTGCTGTGCGAATCGATGCGTGACGTTTTGGTCAGCGAAGGTCGTGAGACAGAGTCAACACTGGATATTTTAACGCTCGAGAAAGGGTATTTCTCCGTTACCAAAAGGAGTGTCACTAGTTTGCATAACTATTACAAGGAACTCGGCAATAAAAATAAGAACGAGATTCGCGAATTTAAGGAAATCTTCCAAGAGTACGATAAGTTACTGCAGGAGAATCATCTATCTGCGGCCCAAAGCATGCATCAAACAAGCAGCAAGCTGGACGGTGTCAAAGAGGAAGATTATATGAGTTTCTTGGACGCAGGTCAACATACGCAACAAAGTCATGACACATCCGGGCCGGCTTCGGCCTCCATGGACGCAACGTCGGCAATCAACATAATGAGTTTCCTGAATGGCGAGGGAAGCGGCACAGA aCTGAAAGATATCTTGGATGGCAATTTGTTAGAGTCCACAAGGCCGTCCAACACGGATCACATAGCACAGATGCACTCGAAAGACTCTTTTCATCTAGATTCGTAA
- the LOC131681773 gene encoding frataxin homolog, mitochondrial, translating into MIFQAAVRALSYRAITPRCIRQTFYRTSKNFTYCAINDQRRKATLPQAQRHFSSMNPNEFIATSLIDSATFESVCSDTLESLCDYLEQLVEETNVLKNADITYGDGVLTVKLGNPHGTYVINRQSPNRQIWLSSPKSGPKRYDFIPDRSTGNGGYWVYKHDGVSLHELLQLEIGEIIKEKVDFLSLPHSRRSK; encoded by the exons ATGATTTTTCAAGCCGCAGTCCGTGCTCTATCCTATCGCGCAATAACTCCCCGGTGCATTCGACAAACGTTTTACAGGACCAGCAAAAATTTCACCTACTGTGCTATCAATGACCAACGCCGCAAAGCAACTTTACCTCAAGCGCAGAGGCACTTCAGCTCGATGAATCCAAACGAATTCATTGCCACCTCTTTGATAGATTCGGCTACATTCGAATCGGTTTGTTCCGATACTTTGGAATCACTGTGCGACTACTTGGAGCAACTAGTGGAGGAAACGAATGTTTTGAAAAATGCAGATATCACCTACGGG GACGGTGTACTCACAGTGAAGTTGGGCAACCCGCATGGTACCTACGTGATAAATCGGCAATCGCCGAATAGACAAATTTGGCTCAGTTCACCGAAAAGTGGCCCTAAACGGTACGACTTCATCCCTGATCGATCAACCGGTAATGGAGGCTATTGGGTATATAAGCACGACGGGGTTTCTTTGCACGAACTTCTGCAGCTGGAAATCGGAGAGATCATAAAGGAGAAAGTGGATTTCTTATCACTACCGCATAGCAGGCGAAGCAAATGA